The following are from one region of the Penaeus chinensis breed Huanghai No. 1 chromosome 5, ASM1920278v2, whole genome shotgun sequence genome:
- the LOC125025696 gene encoding metallophosphoesterase domain-containing protein 1-like isoform X2, whose translation MNWRRNGGRGGASFATRPRRTPQADLPPPSPDMVRFVCVSDTHSRVVKAGVPDGDVLLHAGDFTGRGTLSEAMQFNIWLGTLPHKHKVVIAGNHDILLDAEECGRALPADATRFLTNAIYLCDESVTLFNIKIYGSPWIPEYHSPMTTASDRWKAEKYPHLRAFELPRGEPLRQKWQAIPKDTDILLTHTPPLGQGDLTARKKRAGCEDLQETVQRRVRPKYHVFGHIHEGYGVSRDANTIYMNASICNSRYQAINAPLVFDLPLPDGVSKS comes from the exons ATGAACTGGCGACGGAATGGCGGTCGTGGTGGCGCCTCCTTCGCAACAAGGCCGAGAAGGACACCTCAGGcggacctcccccctccttccccggatATG GTAAGGTTCGTGTGCGTAAGTGATACGCACAGCCGGGTCGTGAAGGCGGGCGTACCAGATGGAGACGTCCTCCTCCATGCAGGAGATTTCACAGGGCGAGGCACACTCAGCGAGGCCATGCAGTTCAATATTTGGCTTG GGACGCTACCTCACAAGCACAAAGTGGTGATAGCAGGGAACCACGACATCCTCCTCGACGCAGAGGAATGCGGCCGTGCTCTTCCCGCTGACGCAACGCGATTCCTCACCAACGCCATCTATTTGTGTGATGAGAGTGTGACTCTCTTCAACATCAAAATATATGGTTCGCCGTG GATACCCGAATATCATTCGCCCATGACAACGGCATCCGATAGGTGGAA aGCAGAGAAATACCCACATCTAAGGGCCTTCGAATTACCCCGAGGAGAACCCCTCCGGCAGAAGTGGCAAGCCATTCCCAAGGACACGGATATCCTGCTGACCCACACGCCGCCCCTGGGTCAAGGCGACCTGACCGCAAGGAAGAAAAGGGCTGGGTGTGAGGACCTTCAGGAGACCGTGCAGCGTCGTGTCAGGCCCAAGTACCACGTCTTCGGTCACATACACGAAG GCTACGGTGTCTCGAGGGACGCGAACACAATATACATGAACGCCTCGATCTGCAACTCGAGGTACCAGGCAATCAACGCGCCGCTCGTCTTCGATTTACCTTTGCCCGATGGAGTGTCCAAGTCTTGA
- the LOC125025696 gene encoding metallophosphoesterase domain-containing protein 1-like isoform X1, whose protein sequence is MANASHFSEMNWRRNGGRGGASFATRPRRTPQADLPPPSPDMVRFVCVSDTHSRVVKAGVPDGDVLLHAGDFTGRGTLSEAMQFNIWLGTLPHKHKVVIAGNHDILLDAEECGRALPADATRFLTNAIYLCDESVTLFNIKIYGSPWIPEYHSPMTTASDRWKAEKYPHLRAFELPRGEPLRQKWQAIPKDTDILLTHTPPLGQGDLTARKKRAGCEDLQETVQRRVRPKYHVFGHIHEGYGVSRDANTIYMNASICNSRYQAINAPLVFDLPLPDGVSKS, encoded by the exons ATGGCCA ACGCCTCTCACTTCTCCGAGATGAACTGGCGACGGAATGGCGGTCGTGGTGGCGCCTCCTTCGCAACAAGGCCGAGAAGGACACCTCAGGcggacctcccccctccttccccggatATG GTAAGGTTCGTGTGCGTAAGTGATACGCACAGCCGGGTCGTGAAGGCGGGCGTACCAGATGGAGACGTCCTCCTCCATGCAGGAGATTTCACAGGGCGAGGCACACTCAGCGAGGCCATGCAGTTCAATATTTGGCTTG GGACGCTACCTCACAAGCACAAAGTGGTGATAGCAGGGAACCACGACATCCTCCTCGACGCAGAGGAATGCGGCCGTGCTCTTCCCGCTGACGCAACGCGATTCCTCACCAACGCCATCTATTTGTGTGATGAGAGTGTGACTCTCTTCAACATCAAAATATATGGTTCGCCGTG GATACCCGAATATCATTCGCCCATGACAACGGCATCCGATAGGTGGAA aGCAGAGAAATACCCACATCTAAGGGCCTTCGAATTACCCCGAGGAGAACCCCTCCGGCAGAAGTGGCAAGCCATTCCCAAGGACACGGATATCCTGCTGACCCACACGCCGCCCCTGGGTCAAGGCGACCTGACCGCAAGGAAGAAAAGGGCTGGGTGTGAGGACCTTCAGGAGACCGTGCAGCGTCGTGTCAGGCCCAAGTACCACGTCTTCGGTCACATACACGAAG GCTACGGTGTCTCGAGGGACGCGAACACAATATACATGAACGCCTCGATCTGCAACTCGAGGTACCAGGCAATCAACGCGCCGCTCGTCTTCGATTTACCTTTGCCCGATGGAGTGTCCAAGTCTTGA
- the LOC125025695 gene encoding ankyrin repeat and MYND domain-containing protein 2-like, with protein sequence MAGEEDERQAPQPEIIRLVGQSDVNGVKNLLLRGEAKTEETDGSGMTALHHSAYKGNAELCKLLIEHGADINSDSHDHRYSPLHFAALSGSTATVQHLLTAGAKTYYTNTLGRTAAQMAAFVGNHAVVALINNYVPLEAVIYYTKPMGLETEAKLSSEMANPLYDLIMQVNLHPVRIAMHLERSEVIRKHISSAYKVLDLMCEKESKRPEGVNEVICIKFHYLAYILKTLEKEIKKFESSKEKNTSEKDCPIFESIMKKWLRGREYDGIEEHMEYYIRDAIKSFPYVEMPLFIQLVRNMTGKLGDSWALGVLSGCINGQRAFQDDKACSTCGEEKKDAKKCAKCKMVQYCDRVCQKLHWTNHKKFCSRLLEDYERQQKLLEEEKKKEEEEKKKVSPESSGADSKKEGTTSDPDNKDLTNKTENLEIS encoded by the exons ATGGCAGGCGAAGAGGACGAGAGGCAGGCGCCGCAGCCCGAGATTATTCGTCTGGTAGGCCAAAGCGACGTCAATGGAGTTAAAAATTTACTTCTGCGAGGCGAGGCGAAGACGGAGGAAACGGATGGCAGTGGAATGACAGCGCTGCACCACTCGGCATATAAGGGAAATGCGGAGCTGTGTAAACTTCTCATCGAGCAT gGTGCTGACATCAACAGTGATAGCCATGATCACCGTTACTCACCACTACATTTTGCTGCTCTCTCTGGGAGCACGGCAACTGTACAACATTTATTAACAGCTGGTGCCAAGACATACTATACCAACACTCTTGGCAGAACAGCAGCACAAATGGCAGCTTTTGTGGGCAATCACGCAGTTGTGGCGCTCATTAATAATTATGTCCCTCTGGAGGCTGTCATCTATTACACAAAGCCAATGGGCCTCGAAACGGAAGCAAAGCTGTCCAGTGAAATGGCCAATCCCCTTTATGATTTGATCATGCAG GTAAACCTTCATCCTGTAAGGATTGCCATGCACCTTGAGAGGTCAGAAGTGATTCGCAAGCATATCAGCAGTGCTTATAAAGTTTTGGATTTGATGTGCGAGAAGGAGAGCAAGCGGCCAGAAGGAGTTAATGAA GTCATATGCATCAAGTTCCACTACCTAGCATATATATTGAAGACtctagagaaagaaataaagaaatttgaGAGCTCAAAGGAAAAGAACACCAGCGAGAAGGACTGCCCAATATTTGAGAGCATCATGAAGAAGTGGCTACGAGGCAGAGAGTATGACGGCATTGAGGAGCACATGGAGTATTATATAAGGGATGCCATCAAGTCTTTCCCATATGTAGAGATGCCCCTCTTCATCCAGTTGGTGAGGAACATGACAGGGAAGTTAGGAGACTCATGGGCCTTGGGAGTGCTAAGTGGGTGCATCAATGGGCAAAGGGCATTCCAGGACGACAAGGCTTGCTCAACCTGTGGTGAGGAGAAAAAGGATGCCAAAAAGTGTGCCAAGTGCAAGATGGTCCAGTACTGTGATCGGGTCTGCCAGAAACTCCATTGGACCAACCACAAGAAGTTTTGCAGCAGGCTTTTAGAAGATTATGAAAGGCAGCAGAAactgttggaggaggagaagaagaaggaagaggaagaaaagaagaaagttagTCCAGAGTCAAGTGGAGCAGATagtaagaaagagggaacaaCCTCAGACCCTGATAACAAAGATTTAACCAACAAGACAGAAAATTTAGAGATTTCTTAA